A region of Candidatus Nealsonbacteria bacterium DNA encodes the following proteins:
- the gyrB gene encoding DNA topoisomerase (ATP-hydrolyzing) subunit B, producing MKRKKDSPKPKEKETEKVAPKTKKEDSYEASDIYVLKGLDPIRKRPGMYIGSTGPEGLHHLIWECVDNALDEAMAGYAKNVEVSLLPGNRIRTTDDGRGIPVEKHPDTGKSALETVMTTLHAGAKFGGKAYRVAGGLHGVGVSVVCALSTWMRTEVCRKGEKYFQEYAKGKVMHPVKKDGKCKETGTSVTFEPDTEIFGEIKFDLSRILNHLRQQAYLSKGVKITVKDLRKKEPELQLIYTFYFEGGLESYIRYLVEDNEAIQKNIFYTIGEVGNVLVEAAFQYTQERECYEESFANNINTGEGGSHLTGFRGALTRTFNDYARKEGLIKETDENLSGQDIREGFTGVVSVKIESPQFEGQTKAKLGNPEAKAAVEKVVNEGLNDFFERNPQDARAIIDSCLLVQKAREAARAAKQTVLRKGIMGGAALPGKLADCSSKHAEESELYIVEGESAAGSSKQGRDRRFQAILPLRGKILNVERARLDKILSSKEIRSLIIALGTAIAEDFNLEKLRYHRVIIMTDADVDGAHIRTLLLTLFYRHLQPIIEKGYLYVAQPPLYRIQSGKRIEYAYSESDKAEILEDIKKQKQTPSIQRYKGLGEMNPDQLWETTMNPQNRVLLKVNIEDAKAADKIFDTLMGKEVFQRKRFIQTHAKAVKNLDI from the coding sequence ATGAAAAGAAAAAAAGATTCACCGAAACCAAAAGAAAAAGAAACGGAAAAGGTTGCTCCAAAAACAAAAAAAGAGGATTCTTATGAGGCCTCGGACATTTACGTCTTAAAAGGACTGGACCCCATAAGAAAAAGGCCGGGCATGTATATAGGTTCTACCGGACCTGAGGGTTTGCATCATTTGATTTGGGAATGCGTTGACAATGCCTTGGATGAAGCAATGGCGGGTTATGCGAAGAACGTGGAGGTGTCTTTATTGCCGGGTAATCGGATAAGGACTACGGATGACGGCCGAGGAATCCCGGTAGAAAAACATCCGGATACCGGAAAATCAGCTTTGGAAACCGTAATGACCACTTTGCATGCCGGAGCTAAGTTCGGCGGAAAGGCTTATAGGGTGGCCGGCGGTCTTCATGGAGTCGGAGTTTCGGTGGTTTGCGCTCTTTCCACTTGGATGAGAACCGAAGTTTGCCGCAAGGGAGAAAAATATTTTCAAGAATACGCTAAAGGAAAAGTCATGCATCCGGTTAAAAAAGACGGAAAATGCAAAGAAACCGGAACCAGCGTGACTTTTGAACCGGATACCGAAATTTTCGGTGAAATTAAATTCGATTTAAGCAGGATTTTAAATCATCTTCGCCAGCAGGCTTATTTGAGCAAGGGAGTTAAGATTACGGTAAAAGATTTGAGAAAGAAGGAGCCGGAATTGCAATTAATTTACACTTTTTATTTTGAGGGAGGTCTAGAATCTTACATCAGGTATTTAGTGGAAGACAATGAGGCGATTCAAAAAAATATTTTTTATACCATAGGAGAGGTAGGCAATGTATTAGTAGAAGCGGCTTTTCAATATACCCAAGAAAGAGAATGCTATGAAGAAAGTTTTGCCAATAATATCAATACCGGTGAGGGAGGCAGTCATCTTACCGGCTTTAGGGGAGCTTTGACCCGCACTTTTAACGATTACGCCCGAAAAGAGGGATTAATTAAAGAGACCGACGAGAACTTAAGCGGTCAGGATATAAGAGAAGGATTTACCGGAGTTGTTTCGGTAAAAATAGAGAGCCCCCAATTTGAGGGTCAAACCAAGGCTAAATTGGGAAATCCGGAAGCCAAAGCTGCCGTTGAAAAAGTGGTGAACGAAGGTTTGAATGATTTTTTCGAAAGAAATCCCCAAGACGCCAGGGCTATCATTGACAGTTGTCTTTTAGTTCAGAAAGCCAGGGAAGCGGCCAGAGCGGCAAAACAAACGGTTTTAAGAAAAGGGATAATGGGAGGAGCAGCTTTGCCGGGTAAGTTGGCCGATTGTTCTTCAAAACATGCCGAGGAAAGCGAACTTTATATTGTAGAAGGAGAAAGCGCGGCCGGTTCCAGCAAGCAGGGAAGAGACAGGCGTTTTCAAGCCATTTTGCCCTTAAGGGGAAAAATATTAAACGTAGAAAGAGCCCGTTTGGATAAAATTTTATCTTCAAAAGAAATCAGGTCCCTGATTATTGCTTTGGGAACGGCTATTGCCGAAGATTTTAATTTGGAAAAATTAAGATATCATCGGGTAATTATTATGACCGATGCCGACGTTGATGGCGCTCATATTCGAACATTACTTTTAACTTTATTTTACAGGCATTTACAACCAATAATTGAAAAAGGTTATTTATATGTTGCTCAGCCTCCGCTTTATCGAATTCAATCTGGTAAAAGAATAGAGTATGCTTACAGCGAATCGGATAAAGCCGAAATTTTAGAAGATATAAAAAAACAAAAGCAAACACCTTCTATCCAGCGATACAAGGGTTTGGGAGAAATGAATCCGGATCAACTATGGGAAACAACAATGAATCCGCAAAACAGGGTTTTATTAAAGGTAAATATTGAAGATGCGAAAGCCGCTGACAAAATTTTCGATACCTTAATGGGAAAAGAAGTTTTCCAGCGAAAAAGATTTATCCAGACTCACGCTAAAGCCGTGAAAAACTTGGATATCTAA
- a CDS encoding CapA family protein yields MKKFLIFIILTEIIVFAGSGLYFNKETNLIFDRTKASLVYSKITKKIPSDLPSKVTLFAVGDIMLDRGVEYIIKKEGKNDFKFPFLKIADELKKADLLIGNLEGPISNRGEKIGSIYSFRMNLEAINGLEYAGFDVLSLANNHALDYGRVALEDTMNLLKQNGIEYTGAGFDEKEVFSVKIKEVKGIKIGFLAFTDFGSKFWKPGTSTSGVAFFNREDFEKIEKKINEAKKNADILIVSLHSGTEYSKNPTNFQKEFSRTCIDGGADLILGHHPHVSQPVEQYKNGWIAYSLGNFIFDQSFSTETMQGTLLEVLIENGIIKEINQKKVEISKNFQPYLK; encoded by the coding sequence ATGAAGAAATTTTTAATATTTATAATTTTAACAGAAATAATTGTTTTCGCCGGGAGCGGACTTTATTTTAACAAAGAAACAAATTTAATTTTTGATAGAACAAAAGCTTCTTTGGTTTATTCTAAAATTACCAAAAAAATACCTTCGGATTTGCCTTCAAAGGTTACTCTTTTTGCCGTGGGTGACATTATGTTGGACAGGGGAGTAGAATATATTATAAAAAAAGAAGGTAAAAATGATTTTAAATTTCCTTTTTTAAAAATAGCCGATGAACTAAAAAAAGCTGATTTGTTAATCGGAAACCTGGAAGGCCCGATTTCCAATAGGGGAGAAAAAATCGGCAGTATTTATTCTTTCAGAATGAATCTCGAAGCGATAAATGGTTTGGAATACGCCGGTTTTGATGTTTTATCTTTGGCTAACAATCACGCTTTGGATTACGGCAGAGTTGCCTTGGAAGACACAATGAATCTTCTAAAACAAAATGGCATTGAATATACTGGGGCGGGTTTTGATGAAAAAGAAGTTTTTTCAGTAAAAATTAAAGAAGTTAAAGGTATAAAAATAGGATTTTTAGCTTTTACTGATTTTGGCTCTAAATTTTGGAAACCCGGTACCAGCACTTCCGGGGTTGCTTTTTTTAATAGAGAGGATTTTGAAAAAATTGAAAAAAAAATTAACGAAGCCAAGAAAAACGCAGATATTTTAATTGTTTCCTTGCATTCCGGTACGGAATACAGTAAAAATCCGACAAATTTTCAAAAAGAATTTAGCAGGACTTGTATTGATGGAGGCGCTGATTTAATTTTAGGGCATCATCCGCACGTCAGCCAACCGGTCGAGCAATACAAAAACGGCTGGATAGCTTACAGTTTAGGTAATTTTATATTTGATCAAAGCTTTTCAACAGAAACAATGCAAGGAACTTTATTGGAAGTGTTGATTGAAAATGGTATAATAAAAGAAATTAATCAAAAAAAGGTGGAAATTTCCAAAAATTTTCAACCTTATTTAAAATAA
- the secE gene encoding preprotein translocase subunit SecE, which yields MNIVNFPQKIINFLKEVQLEVKKVNWPTREETLKYTFIVIIFSALVALFLGGLDVVFNNALKMYILH from the coding sequence ATGAATATTGTAAATTTTCCTCAAAAAATCATTAATTTCTTGAAAGAAGTTCAGTTGGAGGTTAAGAAAGTTAATTGGCCGACCCGAGAAGAAACTTTAAAATATACTTTTATTGTTATTATTTTTTCAGCGTTGGTTGCTTTATTTTTGGGAGGATTGGATGTGGTTTTTAATAATGCTTTAAAAATGTATATCTTACATTAA
- the nusG gene encoding transcription termination/antitermination protein NusG codes for MPRQTISEEKKWYVIHTYSGYEDAVAKNLKQRIESLGMEDKIFNVLVPKEKKIKIKNGKRKTVEEKIYPGYILVEMIVTDDSWYVVRNTPRVTGFIGAGTTPIPVKLNEIDTLKQRIGVKEPKYKVEFTPGDAIKIVDGPFKDFDGKVSEIDTERGKVRVLVNMFGRDTPVELDSLQIKKI; via the coding sequence ATGCCAAGACAAACAATTTCCGAAGAAAAAAAATGGTACGTAATCCATACTTATTCGGGATACGAAGACGCTGTTGCTAAAAATTTAAAACAGCGGATTGAAAGCTTGGGAATGGAAGACAAAATTTTTAACGTTTTGGTTCCAAAAGAAAAAAAGATAAAAATTAAAAACGGGAAAAGAAAAACAGTGGAAGAAAAAATTTATCCGGGTTACATCTTGGTGGAAATGATAGTGACTGATGACTCCTGGTATGTGGTTAGAAATACGCCCCGCGTTACCGGATTTATTGGAGCCGGTACCACGCCAATTCCCGTAAAACTAAATGAAATTGATACTTTAAAACAAAGGATAGGAGTTAAAGAACCGAAATATAAAGTTGAGTTTACCCCGGGGGACGCTATTAAAATTGTAGATGGTCCTTTCAAGGATTTTGACGGCAAGGTTTCGGAAATTGACACCGAGCGGGGAAAGGTAAGAGTTTTGGTTAATATGTTCGGCCGAGACACTCCGGTGGAGTTGGACTCTCTTCAAATTAAAAAAATATAA